In a genomic window of Sarcophilus harrisii chromosome 4, mSarHar1.11, whole genome shotgun sequence:
- the SAT2 gene encoding diamine acetyltransferase 2, translating into MATVLIREAAEGDCGAIMKMIRELAEFEKLLDQVKISEGALKTDGFGENPFFHCLVAEVPSELSNPLGSTVVGYGLYYFTYSTWTGRNVYLEDIYVMPKYRGQGIGSKLIKKVAEVALENGCSQFRLAVLDWNQSAMDFYKARGAKDLTLAEGWRFFRFDTEAMRELVKK; encoded by the exons ATGGCGACGGTGCTGATCCGGGAGGCCGCGGAGGGAGACTGTGGGGCAATCATGAAGATGATCCGG GAATTAGCAGAATTTGAAAAACTCTTAGATCAAGTGAAGATCAGCGAAGGAG CCTTGAAAACTGATGGCTTTGgtgaaaatcctttttttcacTGTCTGGTGGCTGAGGTTCCTTCAGAACTCAGCAATCCCCTGG GTTCCACTGTGGTGGGCTATGGCCTATACTATTTCACCTACAGCACTTGGACAGGACGAAATGTGTACCTAGAGGATATCTATGTGATGCCGAAATATCGGG GTCAGGGGATCGGTTCCAAGCTTATCAAGAAAGTGGCTGAG GTTGCCCTAGAAAATGGCTGCTCCCAGTTCCGTCTAGCTGTCCTCGACTGGAATCAAAGTGCCATGGACTTCTATAAGGCCAGGGGTGCCAAAGATCTCACTCTAGCAGAAGGTTGGCGTTTCTTTCGATTTGATACTGAAGCAATGAGAGAGCTGGTGAAGAAGTAA